The Montipora capricornis isolate CH-2021 chromosome 1, ASM3666992v2, whole genome shotgun sequence genome contains a region encoding:
- the LOC138039247 gene encoding nucleotide-binding oligomerization domain-containing protein 1-like, translated as MNFKDLFIPETVSILSYVAVFFWILLDGIVSAIFLDMEINESRFDVSCDVKTTSEKDFIQGKCFDQYQKKVYKLGIPLYAFVIVNFLSISLVSLVYSLCIKSTVNRLKGALRDAERRLSNRRRIRRRCLFFAYLSQLAAKFALGIIFIVFLKTDLLYPRHFPADFTCPLERGNDLGKLSTNQTQSTVYECINRGAGKKNFWTNAVAVVNGIVAFVAYVEIVWILLRAKKGRTFMDNRQFYTDHLRSNSDQQQETPPGEIPEVVNIQNVSSSVDSGEAEQEMLLEHSELPREELKLTEAIKKMKEDCLNITEELTDLKLPFGRNPGEGLTPNHLNIDQIYVNVAMHEGRADHVFAKDRSKQLKEYPPDSKNCFYAKPEDVIDKKHKNVLVVGRPGIGKTLLSTMIARMWASGGAFNGNQDDKTNVVVVFLMKFRRFASNLVLSLHEMLANAETVEHLHKAVWEFVIKSPSQVLFIFDGVDEYSAKEDIAREDHTCYKNGLEEKMPVSALFNKLARGQLLRGLNIITTTRPTAVPCIAEVNFDRTVEILGFTSEKIEDYVEKFTQGVRTAKDKIWGHIKSNMNLFSLCYIPVNCFLICSCLVEIISLTDTAHTLPTRMTDIYAMVVKILFFQHSRQSSAQDNPSLKDYMYLPFNKLPNDHKEIFKRLGEIAFEGVKQGRLLFESSEVSGLEDCGLLHRLPDAKSRFNEPPKAQYCFTHLTLQEFFAAKHLAESLNKRELENFVSEHINDGAWQMVLQFVAGLLGSDPETKSSNSDIFIKLLPMSTDEESERYMMYDYLLPMTKTLTYWPASKDKELALNLCKCLYEIDDEKQQAVLQNKIKQIGFNTVDFSWCSLAPVDFAAVSHFLENSSGVLSMNLGDNDLGSLGAKEVQKFLVSTGCQLNSLNLEHNELTDEGAEHLSAALKHSNCKLKYLKVWDNHITNTSVLLSFNLNVFV; from the coding sequence atgaatttcaaagacTTGTTTATTCCCGAAACTGTTAGCATACTCAGTTATGTAGcagttttcttttggattttacTTGATGGGATAGTTAGTGCGATATTTTTAGACATGGAGATCAACGAATCAAGATTCGACGTCAGCTGCGATGTGAAAACCACCAGCGAGAAGGATTTTATCCAAGGAAAGTGCTTCGACCAGTACCAAAAGAAAGTCTACAAACTCGGCATTCCTCTCTACGCCTTCGTCATTGTTAATTTCCTCTCGATTTCGTTGGTATCCCTTGTTTATTCCCTGTGCATCAAGTCCACAGTTAATAGACTCAAGGGCGCACTCAGAGATGCGGAACGGAGGTTGAGCAATCGAAGACGAATTCGAAGGCGTTGCCTTTTCTTCGCATATTTATCTCAACTTGCCGCAAAATTTGCTCTGGGGatcattttcattgtcttcCTAAAGACCGACTTACTCTATCCCAGGCACTTTCCCGCAGATTTTACCTGTCCTCTTGAGAGAGGCAATGATTTGGGAAAGCTATCTACGAACCAGACACAATCAACAGTTTACGAATGCATCAATCGCGGAGCAGGGAAAAAGAATTTCTGGACCAATGCTGTGGCAGTGGTTAACGGCATTGTTGCATTTGTTGCTTACGTGGAGATTGTCTGGATCTTATTACGAGCTAAGAAAGGAAGAACTTTCATGGACAATCGACAGTTTTATACTGATCATTTGAGATCGAACTCGGATCAACAACAGGAAACACCTCCAGGAGAAATACCGGAAGTCGTCAATATCCAAAATGTTTCTTCATCAGTTGATTCGGGCGAAGCGGAACAAGAAATGCTTTTGGAACACTCAGAACTCCCCCGAGAGGAACTTAAACTGAcagaagccattaaaaaaatgaaggagGATTGCTTGAATATCACAGAGGAACTGACTGATCTTAAACTACCCTTTGGACGTAACCCAGGCGAAGGCCTGACACCCAATCATCTTAACATTGATCAAATCTATGTCAATGTGGCAATGCATGAAGGCAGAGCTGACCATGTCTTTGCTAAAGACAGAAGCAAACAACTTAAAGAATACCCGCCCGATTCCAAGAACTGTTTCTATGCCAAGCCAGAGGATGTTATTGACAAAAAGCACAAGAACGTCCTTGTTGTTGGACGTCCTGGCATAGGAAAGACATTGCTCAGCACAATGATTGCTCGAATGTGGGCATCTGGTGGAGCGTTCAATGGAAATCAGGATGACAAAACAAACGTTGTTGTTGTATTCCTCATGAAATTCAGACGCTTTGCAAGCAATCTAGTGCTTAGTCTCCATGAAATGTTAGCTAACGCAGAAACAGTTGAGCACTTACATAAAGCTGTGTGGGAGTTTGTAATTAAAAGCCCAAGCCAAGTGCTTTTTATTTTTGACGGAGTCGATGAATATTCTGCGAAAGAGGATATCGCTAGAGAAGACCACACATGTTACAAGAATGGCTTGGAGGAGAAGATGCCCGTTTCCGCTTTATTTAACAAACTAGCCAGAGGACAACTTCTTCGTGGTCTAAACATAATCACAACAACAAGACCAACGGCAGTCCCCTGTATTGCAGAAGTGAACTTTGATAGAACCGTGGAAATCCTCGGGTTTACGTCGGAAAAGATTGAAGACTACGTCGAAAAGTTTACACAAGGAGTTCGTACCGCAAAGGACAAAATTTGGGGACACATTAAGTCGAACATGAACCTGTTTTCATTGTGCTACATTCCAGTGAACTGTTTTCTCATTTGTTCTTGTCTTGTGGAAATTATCAGTCTCACTGATACAGCACACACCCTCCCGACAAGAATGACTGATATTTACGCAATGGTTGTAAAGATTCTCTTCTTTCAGCACAGTCGGCAAAGCAGCGCTCAAGATAACCCGAGTCTCAAAGATTACATGTACTTGCCGTTTAACAAGCTCCCAAATGATCACAAAGAAATTTTCAAGAGACTCGGGGAAATTGCTTTTGAGGGAGTAAAACAAGGAAGATTGCTGTTTGAGTCAAGCGAAGTCAGTGGACTGGAAGATTGTGGTCTTCTTCACAGATTGCCAGACGCCAAATCCCGTTTTAATGAGCCGCCGAAAGCCCAATATTGCTTTACACATTTGACACTGCAAGAATTCTTCGCTGCAAAGCATTTGGCAGAGTCCTTGAATAAAAGAGAACTCGAAAACTTTGTGTCAGAACACATTAACGATGGTGCATGGCAAATGGTGCTGCAGTTTGTGGCTGGATTACTCGGATCTGATCCAGAAACAAAGAGCTCAAACAGCGACATTTTTATCAAACTGCTTCCTATGTCGACTGATGAGGAATCCGAAAGGTATATGATGTATGATTACTTGTTACCAATGACAAAAACACTGACCTATTGGCCAGCTAGTAAAGACAAAGAGCTAGCACTGAACTTATGTAAGTGTTTGTACGAGATTGATGATGAAAAACAGCAGGCAgtgttacaaaacaaaattaagcaaaTTGGCTTTAACACGGTAGATTTTAGTTGGTGTTCACTCGCGCCTGTTGACTTTGCTGCTGTCTCGCATTTCTTAGAAAATTCTTCGGGAGTTTTGAGTATGAATTTGGGGGACAATGATCTTGGTTCGTTGGGTGCAAAAGAAGTGCAAAAGTTTCTTGTCAGTACTGGATGCCAACTAAACAGCTTAAACCTCGAACATAACGAGTTAACTGATGAAGGAGCCGAGCATTTATCAGCAGCACTAAAGCACAGTAATTGCAAACTAAAGTACTTAAAGGTCTGGGATAACCATATAACTAATACATCAGTGTTGCTTAGTTTTAATTTGaacgtttttgtttga
- the LOC138039105 gene encoding HMG domain-containing protein 3-like — MPPETGTAEPLDSISRTSTIQLNMRRSLPLAIPIAVLKQAHSFDVSGWPPSLAPSSTTCGLCYSPLSKERCHPGQRGESLLITNVNPFKPITLLVKFCENPSCQAMHQVFPYNLGLFNIADKVLVSLEILVEWRHLFRRGVPLSTAIEGKLEAMKERTQEPPGGNELKNLGNLLYNGFYCFEAITERNLDDVICVICGTIGELYLGDGNEKNCCSISEVQLFYV; from the exons ATGCCACCAGAAACCGGAACAGCCGAGCCTTTAGATTCTATAAGCCGCACATCTACAATTCAACTCAACATGAGGAGGTCATTACCACTGGCTATCCCAATAGCTGTTTTAAAGCAGGCTCATTCTTTTGATGTCAGTGGTTGGCCTCCTTCCCTAGCACCATCATCCACCACTTGCGGCTTGTGTTACAGCCCACTGTCAAAAGAACGGTGTCATCCAGGTCAACGAGGAGAGTCCTTGCTGATTACCAACGTGAATCCTTTCAAGCCTATCACATTGCTTGTGAAATTCTGTGAAAATCCAAGTTGCCAAGCCATGCACCAagtgtttccatataatttAG GTTTGTTCAATATTGCTGACAAAGTCCTCGTTTCTCTGGAAATCCTGGTTGAGTGGCGACACCTATTCCGACGTGGTGTTCCATTGTCAACAGCAATTGAGGGCAAGCTGGAAGCAATGAAAGAAAGAACCCAG GAACCACCTGGCGGAAATGAACTGAAAAACCTAGGTAATTTGCTCTACAATGGTTTTTATTGCTTTGAGGCCATAACAGAGAGAAATCTTGATGACGTGATATGTGTCATTTGTGGTACAATCGGGGAGCTTTACCTTGGGGATGGAAATGAGAAGAATTGCTGCAGT